One segment of Longimicrobiales bacterium DNA contains the following:
- a CDS encoding pitrilysin family protein — MLIRTRAPLFAAALVLTAAAGAPAQTISVEYEQFRLPNGLQVILHRDATTPTIATNVWYHVGSGGEMPGRTGFAHLFEHIMFEGSKNVPEGKIDEWFEEVGGSPNGSTSRDRTNYMQSFSSNALDLALYIESDRMGHLLDAMSPASVDGQRDVVKNERRQSYDNRPYGLASQLLTEALYPASHPYSWPVIGYMDHLSNASYEDVVNFFRRYYAPNNASIVIAGDIDLAEARRLAEKWFADVPAGEPVPAPTATPPVIESTRRIMLEDRVQLPRLYMSWVSAPSYGDDDAAMTALSRLLAGGKNSRLYRRLVYELQIADDVSAFQNGGKLGGEFQISATARTGRTLAELEAVILEEIEKVKAEAPESRELERIINQYEVSFLEQLEVVSAKADQLNEYLYYTGTPDYFNQDLQRFRSLTPQDLSAAASRFLDADRRVVLSIVPQGRAELAIPESRIVPAGNLQLSPESRG, encoded by the coding sequence ATGCTTATCCGCACCCGCGCCCCGCTGTTCGCGGCCGCCCTCGTGCTGACCGCCGCCGCCGGCGCACCCGCACAGACCATCAGTGTCGAATACGAGCAGTTCCGGCTGCCGAACGGCCTTCAGGTGATCCTGCATCGCGATGCGACCACGCCGACGATAGCGACGAACGTCTGGTACCACGTCGGCAGCGGTGGCGAGATGCCCGGCCGCACCGGCTTCGCTCACCTCTTCGAGCACATCATGTTCGAGGGGTCGAAGAACGTGCCGGAAGGGAAGATCGACGAGTGGTTCGAGGAAGTGGGCGGCTCACCGAACGGCTCGACGTCGCGTGACCGCACGAACTACATGCAGTCTTTTTCGAGCAACGCGCTGGACCTGGCGCTCTATATCGAGAGTGACCGCATGGGCCACCTGCTGGACGCAATGTCGCCCGCCAGCGTCGACGGCCAGCGCGACGTCGTGAAGAACGAGCGGCGCCAGAGCTATGACAACCGGCCGTACGGTCTGGCGAGCCAGCTCCTGACGGAGGCGCTCTATCCCGCGTCGCATCCGTACTCGTGGCCGGTGATCGGATACATGGATCACCTGAGCAACGCATCGTACGAGGACGTGGTGAATTTCTTCCGTCGCTATTACGCGCCCAACAATGCCAGCATCGTGATTGCCGGCGACATCGACCTGGCGGAGGCGCGGCGGCTTGCGGAGAAGTGGTTCGCCGACGTGCCGGCGGGCGAGCCCGTGCCGGCACCCACGGCGACTCCGCCCGTGATCGAGTCGACGCGCCGGATCATGCTCGAGGACCGCGTGCAGCTTCCGCGACTTTACATGTCGTGGGTCTCGGCGCCGAGTTACGGGGATGACGACGCAGCCATGACCGCGCTGTCACGGCTGCTGGCGGGTGGCAAGAACTCGCGCCTGTACCGCAGACTGGTCTACGAGCTGCAGATCGCCGACGACGTGTCCGCCTTCCAGAACGGCGGCAAGCTCGGTGGCGAATTCCAGATCAGCGCCACCGCGCGCACCGGCCGCACGCTCGCGGAGCTCGAGGCCGTGATTCTGGAGGAGATCGAAAAGGTGAAGGCGGAGGCGCCGGAGTCGCGCGAGCTGGAGCGCATCATCAACCAGTACGAGGTGTCGTTCCTGGAGCAGCTCGAGGTGGTCTCCGCGAAGGCGGATCAACTGAACGAGTACCTCTACTACACGGGCACACCCGACTACTTCAACCAGGATCTGCAACGCTTCCGCTCGCTCACCCCGCAGGACCTGAGCGCCGCCGCGAGTCGCTTCCTGGACGCCGACCGGCGCGTGGTGCTGAGCATCGTGCCGCAGGGGCGCGCGGAGCTCGCGATTCCGGAGAGCCGGATCGTACCTGCCGGGAATCTGCAGCTGAGTCCGGAATCACGTGGCTGA
- a CDS encoding NAD-binding protein — protein MKFLPAQLAAITESGAQRRNIRLLSKFLLLLAAMILTYSVLFHVIMLTEGEGRTEHTWITGFYWTLTVMSTLGFGDITFHSDLGRLFSVVVLVSGVMFLLVVLPFTFIEFFYAPWLDAQRQRRAPRELPAGMKDHVILTNFDPVSLALIERLKSFGRTYYVLEPDLTTALDLFDKGVAVMVGERDDVRTYERMRADTAALVVATADDYMNSNISFTVREVSETVPIVSFARATESIDVLELAGSSHVLQLTEMLGRSLARRTVAGDVRANVIGQFGDLLIAEAPISGTPMIGRTLADGWLRAATGLTVVGLWERGSFEMPLPEKVLEPTTVLVLAGSDEQLARFTELTAIYNLPDVPVLILGGGRVGRAAARSLAERGISYRIVEQEPTRVKDPANTIVGNAADLQVLETAGIRESPTAIVTTSDDATNIYLTIYCRRLRPDMQVISRSNLERNVSTLHRAGADFVMSYASMGANAVFNLLEQDDVVMIAEGLDVFRGPVPKELVGKTLKEARVREKTGCSVVAVEVGGETIVNPPPDMPMPDAPDAEIIVIGTTENERAFHKRYSVDTSSRTKVGRV, from the coding sequence GTGAAGTTCCTTCCGGCACAGCTCGCAGCCATCACGGAGAGCGGGGCGCAGCGCCGCAACATCCGGCTGCTCAGCAAGTTCCTGCTGCTGCTCGCGGCGATGATCCTGACGTATTCCGTGCTCTTCCACGTGATCATGCTTACGGAGGGCGAGGGCCGTACGGAGCATACGTGGATCACGGGGTTCTACTGGACGCTGACCGTGATGTCGACGCTGGGATTCGGCGACATCACGTTCCACAGCGATCTGGGCCGCCTCTTCTCCGTGGTGGTACTGGTTTCCGGGGTCATGTTTCTGCTCGTGGTGCTGCCGTTCACGTTCATCGAGTTCTTCTATGCGCCCTGGCTGGACGCGCAGCGCCAGCGGCGCGCGCCGCGCGAGCTGCCGGCCGGGATGAAGGACCACGTCATCCTCACGAACTTCGATCCCGTATCGCTCGCGCTGATCGAGCGCCTGAAGTCGTTCGGCCGGACGTACTACGTGCTGGAGCCGGATCTCACGACGGCTCTGGATCTGTTCGACAAGGGCGTGGCGGTGATGGTGGGCGAGCGGGACGACGTACGAACGTACGAGCGGATGCGAGCGGACACGGCCGCGCTCGTCGTCGCGACCGCGGACGACTATATGAATTCGAACATCTCGTTCACGGTGCGCGAGGTGAGCGAAACGGTGCCTATCGTTTCGTTCGCGCGCGCTACCGAGTCGATCGACGTCCTGGAGCTGGCGGGGTCGAGTCATGTCCTCCAGCTGACCGAGATGCTGGGACGCTCGCTGGCGCGGCGCACCGTCGCCGGCGATGTGCGTGCGAACGTGATCGGCCAGTTCGGCGACCTGCTGATCGCAGAGGCGCCCATCAGCGGGACACCCATGATCGGCCGGACTCTGGCCGACGGCTGGCTGCGGGCCGCCACCGGTCTGACCGTGGTCGGCCTGTGGGAGCGAGGCAGCTTCGAAATGCCGCTTCCGGAGAAGGTGCTGGAACCGACCACCGTGCTCGTGCTGGCGGGGTCCGATGAGCAGCTGGCCCGGTTTACCGAGCTCACCGCGATCTACAACCTGCCCGATGTACCCGTTCTGATCCTCGGCGGCGGGCGCGTAGGCCGTGCCGCGGCGCGCTCCCTCGCCGAGCGCGGCATCAGCTATCGCATCGTCGAGCAGGAACCGACACGCGTGAAGGACCCCGCGAACACCATCGTCGGCAATGCAGCGGATCTGCAGGTGCTGGAGACCGCGGGGATCCGTGAGTCGCCGACCGCCATCGTAACCACGAGCGATGATGCGACGAACATATATCTCACCATCTACTGCCGCCGGCTGCGCCCGGACATGCAGGTGATAAGCCGCTCGAACCTGGAACGCAACGTCTCCACGCTGCATCGCGCGGGCGCCGACTTCGTAATGTCGTACGCCTCGATGGGGGCCAACGCCGTATTCAACCTGCTCGAGCAGGATGATGTCGTCATGATCGCGGAGGGGCTGGACGTGTTCCGCGGGCCGGTACCGAAGGAGCTCGTGGGCAAGACGCTCAAGGAGGCGCGGGTAAGAGAGAAGACCGGCTGCAGCGTGGTGGCCGTAGAGGTCGGTGGTGAGACGATCGTGAACCCGCCGCCCGACATGCCGATGCCGGACGCTCCGGATGCCGAGATCATCGTCATTGGCACCACCGAGAACGAGCGTGCATTTCACAAGCGATACTCCGTGGACACGAGCAGCAGGACGAAGGTCGGCCGGGTCTGA
- a CDS encoding isoaspartyl peptidase/L-asparaginase translates to MSHRRIVLLAAAVGLLSACAPAAPAPAATPAPAGGGFGMVIHGGAGTITRATMTDEMEAQFRAVLEQALRTGHGILESGGSSLDAVEATVRVMEDSPIFNAGRGAVFTSEGRNELDAAIMDGRTLQAGAVAGITRVKSPISLARAVMEKSPHVMMIRDGAEAFAREQGHEMVPESYFFTENRWNALRRALEAEGRPMPARPAGTPPPQGELPLHEDDSDRKFGTVGAVALDRHGNLAAATSTGGMTNKRFGRVGDVPIIGAGTYANAQCAVSATGHGEFFIRNIVAYDICARMTYTGVSLDRAAHQVVMERLVEQGGDGGVIAMDAAGNHTMTFNSEGMYRGHIDAQGRVTVAIYRDD, encoded by the coding sequence ATGTCTCATCGCAGAATCGTCCTGCTCGCGGCCGCTGTCGGCCTCCTGTCCGCCTGCGCGCCCGCGGCGCCGGCACCCGCCGCGACGCCCGCCCCGGCCGGGGGCGGCTTCGGCATGGTCATTCACGGAGGCGCCGGCACCATCACACGCGCCACCATGACCGACGAGATGGAGGCACAGTTCCGCGCGGTCCTCGAGCAGGCTCTGCGAACAGGACACGGCATCCTCGAGAGCGGCGGCTCCAGCCTCGACGCCGTGGAGGCAACCGTCCGCGTCATGGAGGATTCACCCATCTTCAACGCCGGCCGGGGCGCCGTATTCACCAGCGAGGGCAGGAACGAGCTCGATGCAGCCATCATGGACGGCCGCACGCTCCAGGCCGGCGCCGTCGCCGGCATCACACGGGTCAAGAGCCCCATCTCGCTGGCCCGCGCCGTCATGGAGAAGTCCCCGCACGTCATGATGATCCGCGACGGCGCCGAAGCCTTCGCCCGAGAACAGGGGCACGAGATGGTGCCCGAAAGCTACTTCTTCACGGAAAATCGCTGGAACGCTCTGCGCCGCGCCCTGGAGGCCGAAGGCCGGCCCATGCCGGCCCGACCCGCAGGAACCCCACCGCCGCAGGGTGAGCTGCCGCTCCACGAGGATGACAGTGACCGGAAGTTCGGAACCGTCGGCGCCGTCGCCCTCGACCGCCATGGCAACCTCGCCGCCGCCACGTCCACCGGCGGCATGACCAACAAGCGCTTTGGCCGCGTCGGCGACGTTCCCATCATCGGAGCGGGCACCTACGCCAACGCGCAGTGCGCCGTGTCCGCCACCGGCCACGGTGAGTTCTTCATTCGCAACATCGTCGCCTACGACATCTGTGCCCGCATGACCTACACCGGCGTTTCCCTCGACCGCGCCGCCCACCAGGTCGTGATGGAGCGCCTCGTCGAGCAGGGCGGCGACGGCGGCGTCATCGCCATGGACGCAGCCGGCAACCACACCATGACATTCAATTCGGAGGGGATGTATCGCGGTCACATCGACGCACAGGGCCGCGTCACCGTCGCGATCTATCGGGATGACTGA
- a CDS encoding DUF2188 domain-containing protein translates to MHEQALYEVVQGGSGWVLRHGLRALVEFPTESQAVRAAVAVCRDEGLARLVVRRADGGVEEIDPGLVSFDVEA, encoded by the coding sequence ATGCACGAGCAGGCGCTCTACGAGGTGGTACAGGGGGGAAGTGGCTGGGTACTGCGGCATGGCCTGCGGGCGCTCGTCGAGTTTCCGACGGAGAGCCAGGCGGTTCGTGCCGCCGTCGCGGTGTGCCGGGACGAGGGCCTGGCCCGCCTGGTGGTCCGGCGTGCGGATGGCGGAGTGGAGGAGATCGACCCGGGCCTCGTGTCGTTCGACGTGGAAGCCTGA